One segment of Deinococcus multiflagellatus DNA contains the following:
- a CDS encoding beta-galactosidase, producing the protein MTAPDLPSHLLLGSCDYPEHVPQDRWAPYAAQQRALGLSYVRLAEFAWSRLEPAPGHYEWAWLDEAVETYAAAGLKIVLCTPTATPPAWLVRAHPEMLAVDAQGRVREFGSRRHYDFASPVYREHSRRITRALAERYGRHPAVTGWQTDNEFGCHATSRSYGGASAEQFPAWLQAKYGTLDALNDAWGNVFWSMEYSDWAQIKPPILTVTEPNPAHLLDYARFASGLIAQFQAEQVALLRELSPGRFITHNFMIFESGFDHYEVARGLDFASWDNYPTGMLEFFAPPGVNEALKTHYARTGHPDLVGFNHDLYRGVVGSGKWEVETAPDHSPLPTHHSPGFWVMEQQCGPVNWAPYNAQPAPGATALWTAQAWAHGADVVSYFRWRAATMAQEVMHSGLLRHDETPSPGHAEVGALEQAQFPLGPVPARVALLHDYESLWLYDAQPHTAGLTYWGQTVTYYSALRSLGVDVDVVHPDADLSGYAVVVAPAVTLVSDERAGHWAAAVQAGAALVCGPRTAFRTPGGGTWVTGQPGPLAELLGARLSLYDSLRPGLTQGVTGLDTTFEAHTWAESYRPTGAQVLATYAGGPLDGEAAVVRHGTATVIGAHSEALIRAVLAEVVSEAGVPVTPLPEGVRLSRRAGRVLVQNWNPTPAEWNGQTLLPVSFQVLPEADHA; encoded by the coding sequence ATGACTGCCCCTGACCTCCCGTCTCACCTGCTGCTTGGCAGTTGTGACTATCCCGAACACGTCCCCCAGGACCGCTGGGCCCCCTACGCCGCGCAGCAGCGGGCCCTGGGCCTGTCGTATGTGCGCCTGGCCGAATTTGCCTGGAGCCGCCTGGAGCCCGCCCCCGGCCACTACGAATGGGCGTGGCTGGATGAAGCGGTCGAGACCTACGCCGCCGCTGGCCTGAAGATTGTCCTGTGCACCCCCACCGCCACCCCGCCCGCGTGGCTGGTGCGCGCCCACCCGGAGATGCTGGCGGTGGACGCCCAGGGCCGCGTGCGCGAATTTGGCTCGCGGCGGCACTACGATTTCGCCTCGCCGGTGTACCGCGAGCACTCGCGGCGCATCACCCGCGCGCTGGCCGAGCGCTACGGCCGGCATCCCGCCGTGACCGGCTGGCAGACCGACAACGAATTCGGCTGCCACGCCACCAGCCGCTCGTATGGCGGCGCCAGTGCCGAGCAGTTTCCAGCGTGGCTGCAGGCCAAGTACGGCACCCTGGACGCCCTGAACGACGCCTGGGGCAACGTGTTCTGGAGCATGGAGTACAGCGACTGGGCGCAGATTAAGCCCCCCATCCTCACCGTGACCGAGCCCAATCCCGCCCATCTGCTGGACTACGCCCGCTTCGCCTCGGGCCTGATTGCCCAGTTCCAGGCCGAGCAGGTGGCCCTGCTGCGCGAGCTGTCGCCGGGCCGTTTCATCACGCACAATTTCATGATCTTCGAGTCCGGCTTCGACCACTACGAGGTGGCGCGCGGCCTGGATTTTGCCAGCTGGGACAACTACCCCACCGGCATGCTGGAATTCTTTGCCCCCCCCGGCGTGAACGAGGCGCTGAAAACCCACTACGCCCGCACCGGGCACCCGGATCTGGTGGGGTTTAACCATGATCTGTACCGGGGGGTTGTGGGAAGTGGGAAGTGGGAAGTGGAAACAGCGCCAGACCACTCACCACTGCCCACTCACCACTCACCGGGCTTCTGGGTCATGGAACAGCAGTGCGGCCCGGTCAACTGGGCGCCCTACAACGCGCAGCCGGCGCCCGGCGCCACGGCGCTGTGGACGGCGCAGGCGTGGGCGCATGGGGCCGACGTGGTGAGCTACTTCCGCTGGCGGGCGGCGACGATGGCGCAGGAGGTCATGCATTCGGGGCTGCTGCGGCACGACGAAACGCCCAGCCCGGGGCACGCGGAGGTGGGGGCGCTGGAGCAGGCGCAGTTTCCACTGGGGCCGGTGCCCGCGCGGGTGGCCCTGCTGCACGACTACGAGAGCCTGTGGCTGTACGACGCCCAGCCGCACACAGCGGGCCTGACGTACTGGGGCCAGACCGTGACCTACTACTCGGCGCTGCGGTCGCTGGGGGTAGATGTGGACGTGGTGCACCCGGACGCCGACCTGAGCGGCTACGCGGTGGTGGTGGCCCCGGCGGTCACACTGGTGAGTGACGAGCGGGCCGGGCACTGGGCGGCGGCGGTTCAAGCGGGCGCGGCGCTGGTCTGCGGGCCGCGCACGGCCTTTCGCACCCCGGGCGGTGGCACCTGGGTCACCGGGCAACCGGGCCCCCTTGCAGAGTTGCTGGGCGCGCGGCTGTCGCTGTACGACTCGCTGCGGCCGGGGCTGACCCAGGGCGTGACGGGACTGGACACCACCTTTGAGGCCCACACCTGGGCAGAAAGTTACCGGCCCACCGGCGCGCAGGTGCTCGCCACCTACGCGGGCGGGCCGCTGGACGGCGAAGCCGCCGTGGTTCGCCACGGCACCGCCACTGTCATTGGCGCGCACAGCGAGGCCCTGATCCGCGCGGTGCTGGCCGAGGTGGTAAGCGAGGCGGGCGTGCCCGTCACCCCGCTGCCCGAGGGCGTGCGCCTTAGCCGCCGGGCGGGGCGGGTGCTGGTGCAGAACTGGAACCCTACGCCTGCCGAGTGGAACGGCCAGACCCTGCTCCCCGTGAGCTTTCAGGTGCTGCCGGAGGCCGACCATGCGTGA
- the galT gene encoding galactose-1-phosphate uridylyltransferase, which translates to MADPIPSPTALYAANFTKPDGRALTLYGLRPVRVTGAIPSPSPEPVDARPVLRWHPLRGEWVMYAAHRLNRTFLPPPEYNPLAPTTDPEHPTELPTGEYDIAVFDNRFPSLSLGAPDPEGGPAQTRAGVGACEVVVFSQDARGRLADLSEAQLDLLLSVWADRTARLGATGRIQSVLCFENRGVEVGVTLHHPHGQIYAYDHIPPVQARMLAQAEAYHAEHGRPWLADFVAQERESGERVVLDGGAALSVVPPFARYSFETWIVPARPVGLLADLTAPERAAFARVLKDTLLRLDGLFGVRMPYLLTVHQAPLDGPHPAFPLHIELYPYLRAPGRMKYLAGTEQGAGEFANDKFPETAAAELRAVNPDAGAAL; encoded by the coding sequence ATGGCTGACCCCATTCCGTCCCCCACGGCCCTGTACGCCGCCAATTTCACCAAGCCCGATGGCCGCGCGCTGACGCTCTATGGCCTGCGCCCGGTGAGGGTGACGGGCGCGATTCCCAGCCCCAGCCCGGAGCCGGTGGACGCGCGGCCGGTCCTGCGCTGGCACCCCCTGCGCGGCGAGTGGGTGATGTACGCCGCCCACCGCCTGAACCGCACCTTTCTGCCGCCGCCCGAATACAACCCGCTGGCCCCCACCACCGACCCCGAACACCCCACCGAGTTGCCCACCGGCGAGTACGACATTGCGGTGTTCGACAACCGCTTTCCCAGCCTCAGCCTGGGGGCGCCGGATCCCGAAGGCGGCCCGGCGCAGACCCGCGCGGGGGTGGGCGCGTGCGAGGTCGTGGTGTTCAGCCAGGACGCCCGGGGCCGCCTGGCCGACCTGAGTGAAGCGCAGCTGGACCTGCTGCTCTCGGTGTGGGCCGACCGCACCGCGCGCCTGGGCGCCACCGGGCGCATCCAGAGTGTGCTGTGCTTTGAAAACCGGGGGGTGGAGGTGGGCGTCACCCTGCACCACCCCCACGGGCAGATCTACGCCTACGACCATATTCCGCCCGTGCAGGCGCGCATGCTGGCGCAGGCCGAGGCCTACCACGCCGAGCACGGCCGCCCCTGGCTGGCCGACTTTGTGGCCCAGGAGCGGGAGAGCGGCGAGCGGGTGGTGCTGGACGGCGGCGCGGCCCTGAGCGTGGTGCCGCCCTTTGCGCGCTACTCCTTTGAAACCTGGATTGTGCCGGCCCGGCCGGTGGGCCTGCTGGCCGACCTGACGGCCCCCGAGCGCGCGGCCTTCGCGCGGGTGCTCAAAGACACCCTGCTGCGGCTGGACGGCCTGTTTGGGGTGCGCATGCCGTACCTGCTCACGGTGCATCAGGCGCCGCTGGATGGGCCGCACCCGGCCTTTCCGCTGCACATTGAACTGTACCCGTACCTGCGCGCGCCGGGCCGCATGAAGTATCTGGCCGGCACCGAGCAGGGCGCGGGCGAGTTCGCCAACGACAAGTTTCCCGAAACCGCCGCCGCCGAACTGCGCGCGGTGAACCCCGACGCTGGAGCCGCCCTATGA
- the galK gene encoding galactokinase translates to MTTFEATFGQPPELSAQAPGRVNLLGEHTDYQGGFVLPTAIPQVTTVTVGRNGTAEHHVYAADLDQHATFPVGENAQAPFARYVAGALALGGATGGLNVHVTSNVPMGAGLSSSAALEVAVLRALRLLGDLTADDERIALIAQRVEHDYVGVQCGIMDQMASSVADEHTLLLLDTRSLERRTLPLPAGTQVLVLDSGVPRQLAESGYNERRAQVEEAARLLGVPQLRDVTDVAALDALPSPLRERARHVVTENARVLAAVEDGVDEVRFGTLMNASHASLRDDYAVSHPRVDELVAALQGHPRVYGARMTGAGFGGAVVALVRDGHAGAVAQAVLADYGPQGRQVVP, encoded by the coding sequence ATGACCACTTTTGAGGCCACCTTTGGCCAACCCCCCGAGCTGAGCGCCCAGGCGCCGGGCCGCGTGAACCTGCTGGGCGAACACACCGATTACCAGGGGGGCTTCGTGCTGCCCACGGCCATTCCGCAGGTCACCACGGTGACCGTGGGGCGCAACGGCACCGCCGAGCACCATGTGTACGCCGCCGATCTGGACCAGCACGCCACGTTCCCAGTGGGTGAAAACGCCCAGGCGCCGTTTGCCCGCTACGTGGCCGGGGCCCTGGCGCTGGGCGGCGCGACTGGCGGGCTGAACGTGCATGTCACGTCCAACGTGCCCATGGGCGCGGGGCTCAGCAGCAGCGCGGCGCTGGAGGTGGCGGTGCTGCGCGCCCTGCGCCTCCTGGGCGACCTGACGGCCGACGACGAACGCATTGCCCTGATCGCCCAGCGCGTGGAACACGACTACGTGGGCGTGCAGTGCGGGATCATGGACCAGATGGCCAGCAGCGTGGCCGACGAACACACCCTGCTGCTGCTGGACACCCGCAGCCTGGAGCGCCGCACCCTGCCGCTGCCGGCCGGCACGCAGGTGCTGGTGCTGGACAGCGGCGTGCCGCGCCAGCTGGCCGAAAGCGGCTACAACGAACGCCGCGCGCAGGTGGAAGAAGCCGCCCGCCTGCTGGGCGTGCCCCAGCTGCGCGACGTGACGGACGTGGCGGCGCTGGACGCCCTGCCCTCACCGCTGCGCGAGCGGGCCCGCCATGTGGTCACCGAAAATGCCCGCGTGCTGGCCGCCGTGGAAGACGGGGTGGACGAGGTGCGCTTTGGCACCCTGATGAACGCCAGCCACGCCAGCCTGCGCGACGACTACGCCGTGAGCCACCCCCGCGTGGACGAACTGGTGGCGGCCCTGCAAGGCCACCCACGCGTGTACGGCGCCCGCATGACCGGCGCAGGTTTTGGCGGCGCGGTGGTGGCGCTGGTGCGCGACGGTCATGCCGGGGCCGTGGCCCAGGCGGTACTGGCCGACTATGGCCCGCAGGGCCGGCAAGTGGTGCCGTAA
- a CDS encoding carbohydrate ABC transporter permease, which translates to MKPPRAVPWLFLSPFLVLFAAFYVAPVLYAGYLSLFIKKRAGFGPAKEVFGGLTNYVRAFQDSDFLASLLNILKFAAVQIPLMIVLATALALALDASRGRLQGFFRTAFYLPYTIPSVIAGLLWGYLYSKNLSPFNQITGRSFDFLGSDVVLWSIANIVTWTWTGYNMITLYAALQNIPSDLYEAARIDGADGWNLTRFIKLPLLKPSLLLVLIFSIIGTMQIFSEPFVIRPLGYVPDNITPNTYLYLVATRDGNFSYAATLAILLALFTLLLSAVFLRFTRRGGDL; encoded by the coding sequence ATGAAACCGCCGCGCGCTGTACCGTGGCTGTTTCTGAGCCCATTTCTGGTGCTGTTTGCCGCCTTTTACGTGGCCCCGGTGCTGTACGCCGGATACCTGAGCCTGTTCATTAAAAAGCGCGCAGGTTTTGGCCCCGCCAAAGAAGTGTTTGGTGGCCTGACCAACTACGTGCGGGCCTTTCAGGACAGTGATTTCCTGGCCAGCCTGCTGAACATCCTGAAATTTGCGGCCGTGCAGATTCCGCTGATGATTGTGCTCGCCACCGCGCTGGCCCTGGCGCTGGACGCCAGCCGGGGGCGCCTGCAGGGCTTTTTCCGCACCGCCTTTTACCTGCCCTACACCATTCCCAGCGTCATTGCGGGCCTCTTGTGGGGCTACCTGTATTCCAAGAACCTCTCGCCGTTCAACCAGATCACCGGGCGTTCGTTCGACTTTCTGGGCAGCGATGTGGTGCTCTGGAGCATTGCCAACATCGTCACCTGGACCTGGACCGGCTACAACATGATCACCCTGTACGCCGCGCTGCAGAACATCCCCAGCGACCTGTACGAGGCCGCGCGCATTGACGGCGCCGACGGCTGGAACCTCACGCGCTTTATCAAGCTGCCGCTGCTCAAACCCAGCCTGCTGCTGGTGCTGATCTTTTCGATCATTGGCACCATGCAGATTTTCAGCGAGCCGTTCGTGATCCGGCCGCTGGGCTACGTGCCGGACAACATCACGCCGAACACCTACCTGTATCTGGTCGCCACGCGCGACGGCAACTTCAGCTACGCGGCCACGCTGGCGATTCTGCTGGCCCTGTTCACCCTGCTGCTGAGCGCCGTCTTTCTGCGCTTTACCCGCCGGGGAGGTGACCTGTGA
- a CDS encoding glycoside hydrolase family 36 protein — protein sequence MREWTLNVNPAEVRVLVSGFQSWSEAELRPLTDTQAVPLMRWRHEQGHDPGFLPSGQAGVWRSHTMLALVRPDGSGWVGMAGDATQTFIQWEARAHGDHITVTCALEGPEVPLHWEDTRDVIATLEARAADLGQAMHARTPTPLRVWCSWYSYYRAVTLEAMLDNARRARAAGLPFDVFQLDDGFQADLGDWTEPSAHFGGHARDLPAPLQALGYTPGLWLAPFLASPTSRLFAEHPDWMLRGEGGQPLPVGHNWGGPYFALDTTHPEVLAWLRELAATARGWGYTYLKLDFLYGAALPGVRHDPEVGRAQAYRMGLQALRDGAGPDAFLLGCGAPLAQSIGLVDAMRTGPDVAPFWDEESRRVWLGDATGPSARNALHTALSRWYQHPWYQPDPDVAICRRELSLLGHDEREAVAGMLDVIGGLRASSDPIELLDDAGLALLRRCLTVSTPDRPITLSQSFGGATTHFSRGTFNLTDTTAAGLRPHSYREGSHG from the coding sequence ATGCGTGAATGGACCCTGAACGTGAATCCCGCCGAAGTGCGCGTGCTGGTCAGCGGGTTTCAGTCGTGGAGCGAGGCCGAACTGCGGCCCCTCACGGACACCCAGGCCGTGCCCCTGATGCGCTGGCGCCACGAACAGGGCCACGACCCCGGCTTTCTGCCCAGCGGTCAGGCGGGCGTGTGGCGCAGTCACACCATGCTGGCGCTGGTGCGCCCGGACGGCAGCGGCTGGGTGGGCATGGCCGGGGACGCCACCCAGACCTTCATTCAGTGGGAGGCTCGCGCGCACGGCGACCACATCACCGTCACCTGCGCCCTGGAAGGCCCCGAGGTTCCCCTGCACTGGGAGGACACCCGGGATGTGATCGCCACCCTCGAAGCGCGCGCCGCCGATCTGGGACAGGCCATGCACGCGCGCACGCCTACGCCGCTGCGGGTGTGGTGCTCGTGGTACTCGTACTACCGCGCCGTCACCCTGGAGGCCATGCTGGACAACGCCCGCCGGGCCAGGGCGGCGGGGCTGCCCTTCGACGTGTTTCAGCTGGACGACGGCTTTCAGGCCGACCTGGGCGACTGGACCGAGCCCAGCGCGCACTTCGGCGGCCACGCCCGCGACTTGCCCGCCCCCCTGCAGGCCCTGGGCTACACCCCGGGCCTGTGGCTGGCGCCGTTTCTGGCCTCGCCCACCTCGCGCCTGTTTGCTGAGCACCCGGACTGGATGCTGCGCGGCGAAGGCGGCCAGCCGCTGCCGGTGGGCCACAACTGGGGCGGGCCGTACTTTGCGCTGGACACCACCCACCCCGAGGTACTGGCGTGGCTGCGCGAATTGGCAGCCACCGCGCGCGGCTGGGGCTACACCTACCTGAAGCTGGATTTCCTGTACGGCGCGGCGCTGCCCGGCGTGCGGCACGACCCCGAGGTGGGGCGCGCGCAGGCCTACCGCATGGGCCTGCAGGCCCTGCGCGACGGCGCCGGCCCGGACGCCTTCCTGCTGGGCTGCGGCGCCCCGCTGGCCCAGAGCATTGGCCTGGTGGACGCCATGCGCACCGGCCCGGACGTGGCGCCCTTCTGGGATGAGGAGTCGCGCCGCGTGTGGCTGGGCGACGCCACCGGCCCCAGCGCCCGCAACGCGCTGCACACGGCGCTGTCGCGCTGGTACCAGCACCCCTGGTATCAGCCCGACCCGGACGTGGCGATCTGCCGCCGCGAACTCAGCCTGCTGGGCCACGACGAGCGGGAGGCCGTGGCCGGGATGCTGGACGTGATAGGCGGCCTGCGCGCCAGCAGCGACCCCATTGAGTTGCTCGACGACGCGGGCCTCGCCCTGCTGCGCCGCTGCCTCACTGTGAGCACGCCGGACCGCCCGATCACGCTTTCTCAGAGTTTTGGTGGGGCCACCACTCATTTTTCGCGCGGCACCTTTAACCTAACCGACACCACGGCGGCGGGGCTGCGCCCACACTCGTACCGTGAAGGCTCACATGGCTGA
- a CDS encoding carbohydrate ABC transporter permease has translation MSARARFTPLQLLALTLFAVYALLPLWWVIVTMFKDNGQLFSTFGLWFASPSHLAENMQTLLTRQDGIFRRWLLNSFVYAGATALGSVLVSALAGYAFSAYTFRGKNALFALILVTIMVPGTALVLPLFLMMQKLGLLNTYWAVILPGLVNPFGLYLMRLFWDAGFPKELMEAARIDGAGEWTIFQRLGLPLVQGGLVTVGLFSFVGAWNNFFLPLVAVSRDDLFPLTLGLSVWNQTSSTSGQEPIYTVIVLGALVSIIPLVAAFLTLGRYWQGGLATGAVKG, from the coding sequence GTGAGCGCCCGCGCCCGCTTCACGCCGCTGCAACTGCTGGCCCTCACGCTGTTCGCGGTGTACGCCCTGCTGCCGCTGTGGTGGGTCATTGTGACCATGTTCAAGGACAACGGGCAGCTGTTTTCCACCTTTGGGCTGTGGTTTGCCAGCCCCAGCCACCTCGCCGAGAATATGCAGACCCTCCTCACGCGCCAGGACGGGATTTTCCGGCGCTGGCTGCTGAACTCGTTCGTGTATGCCGGGGCCACGGCGCTGGGCAGCGTACTGGTCAGCGCCCTGGCCGGCTACGCCTTTTCGGCCTACACCTTCCGGGGCAAGAACGCGCTGTTTGCGCTGATTCTGGTGACCATCATGGTGCCGGGCACCGCGCTGGTGCTGCCCCTGTTTCTGATGATGCAGAAGCTGGGCCTGCTGAACACCTACTGGGCAGTGATTCTGCCGGGGCTGGTCAATCCGTTTGGCCTGTACCTGATGCGGCTGTTCTGGGACGCCGGGTTTCCCAAGGAACTGATGGAAGCCGCGCGCATTGACGGCGCGGGCGAATGGACCATCTTCCAGCGCCTGGGCCTGCCGCTGGTACAGGGCGGCCTGGTGACGGTGGGTCTGTTTTCGTTCGTGGGCGCCTGGAACAACTTCTTCCTGCCGCTGGTGGCGGTCAGCCGCGACGACCTGTTTCCCCTGACCCTGGGCCTGAGCGTGTGGAACCAGACCAGCAGCACCAGCGGCCAGGAACCCATTTACACCGTGATCGTGCTGGGCGCCCTGGTCAGCATCATTCCCCTGGTGGCCGCGTTCCTGACCCTGGGGCGTTACTGGCAGGGCGGGCTGGCGACCGGCGCGGTGAAAGGGTGA